The Oreochromis aureus strain Israel breed Guangdong linkage group 7, ZZ_aureus, whole genome shotgun sequence region acagagacaaaaaagCCCCTTCTTTATTTAGAAAACTGTTAAATATGAAAACTAATCATTAAGCCCTAAAAGAGTGGCCTCGCTTGGGAGAAACATGTTACATAACTGTTTGTATGACCCACTTCCAGTTTGTAGCAGTGAAGAAAAACGTTAATTACATATCATAGTGGGTCACCTCCAAACAGTGTGTCAATGCATCACTGTCATCCcccagaaaagaagaaaatgtaacaaaaacttTGTTTTGTAATTAAACGGCATTCTGGGATATGAGCTACCAAAACTTTCTCTATTATTTAacacatatttttatatttcagtttaagCCCATAGAGTCCCACTGCCAGATTTTTCTAATTTACTACAGTAGCATTTCTTTATCACGTAGAAAAAGTGAGATAtactgttgaaattgcacttcttttttgGCATATTAAGATAGCTCagagattaaatgtgtagttaaacttctttattctgacagaaaggggagtttcactgCTCTGGTCCACCTCAGGTCAAACTGGGACATGTTATTTGGCCCACAATGTAAAACAGGTTTGACCTCTCTGATCTACATGAACCTTTACCAAGGTATTTAGGATCTCTTTATTTCTGGTAATAAATAGATGAAGAAGTTTTGTTTACCAGCCAGAAACATTTCTTATCCACTTACCAAATACCACGGGCATCTGGCCAGTCACGAGCCATCCCTGCACACGTGAGGAGGGGGGACACCGGCTTGTCAAACAAGAAGTGGTCCTGTtggaaatacagaaaaaaaaggatgattTATACTCAGCTAAGTCAAGAGTGTTTGTTggttaagaaaacaaaatgggATCAAGAAATTAGAACTAATTACAAATATAAACAACATCAGAACATTAGAAATAATATCTTCAATCAACCCAATAACCTTAACCCAACATTCAATCAAGTGTTCTTGCTGCTATTTCCATCACTAAAATGCATCCTGGGAGGCATTAACAATGAGGTAGACCTGAGAATTCAATACTCTGACTGATCTTTTCTCATTGTGAGGAGAAAAATGCTGTGTCAACCACAACACACCCACTCCTGATTATATGTGATAaaattctctttttcttctggtAGGTCACGTACTGGAATTGTAATCACATCAACAGCAGGCTAAACATAACAAAGAAACATAAAGCTGATGGCCCAGAGTTTTCTGATTAAGTGTGCTAAATAATTCCAGCTTATAAATATGTGATCAACTGACGGATCATTTCTTTCAGGCTAACTATATGAAGTACAAAAATGAGAGAATGCATCCTCTGCCAAGGCCAAGTATCGGTTTTGCAATTTTAGTCTGGATCTGCACCAAAATGTAATGAGTTATTCTTTTGCTTCGTCTTTCTGCCAAGTTTGATGCAATTCTATTGGTAAGTACACTTGCTAAAAGACAAGCAAACAGACAATGGCACTGAAAATATATCTTTCCTTATAGAACACCTTTCAAATGtagtaaaaaaatataatgcttTAATATAACTTTGGTTTCCAATGTGAAATTGTATACATTAAGTTACAAAATACAGGATGTTTTTTCTAAGACAAATAtacaaataattaaatgaaagcAGAGGTAGCTGAAAACTTGACTTTTTCCAAATGCAAATTCCAAATGAGTCGACAGCACGACATCATCACTCACATCAATGAGCTGTTGCTGCTCCTTTTCTGTCATTTGGGTGAGACTGTAGTACTTCCCCGTTAGGTCACCCTTCAGGCCAGACAGGGCATCAACCACTACTCTCTCCACCTCCCTGCGCTCTGCCCGGGTGCAGGCGGGTGGCAGGCTCAGGCCGCGGATGCTGCGGCCTGTCCTCACCCTAGACGACAACACATATCGCTCATCGAAATGACCTGACTGGATCTGAAACAAAGATGGGGTAGGTTTAAGGCTACCTGTGCAGGTAAACCAGATCATATgatgtattaaaaaaacagtgaaagaaataagaggtgaggaggaggaagaattAGTTTGTACTTCTCTAGACTGGTTATAGTAGTATATAAAGAGAGCTAGAAATCTAACTAGGCACTTTGCCCTCACAATTTAAACGTACATATTTAGAGTCAAATGAGTAGTTCTTAATTTTTTGATGCTTTTTGCAAATTTTGCTTTCAAATACTCAGCCTACAGAGTAAAATACTGCTTCAGGCACTGTCAGTGTTAGTAATACCTTGCTAGACTCCAGATCAGTGGGGTGCCTCATGGCACGGGGGTCGTAGCCATTGTGCCTTTCCTTGATCACAGGGTCCAAAAGGTCTGCAAATACCTAAACCAGAAAAAGGAATAAAGAATACTCAGGCATTGCATGTATAAGGTTTACTAAtgagttcattttaaaaggccattttttcctcttttaaatatttattattgctcatTTAAAATAAGCAATAATGAAAAGGAATAATTAAAAAAGGATTTTTCTTATGCCTGGTCTGGAGTGATTGATAAGGCAGGTAGAGCGAACAATGAGGGTCATTTATTAGTGAAATTGAGTCACGTGCATTACTGAGTCGATAAAGTTAAAGTAATATAATCATTGttattttgttgtcatttgTTGATAAAGCAGGTAATGGATTTTCCAAAATGCATGTTGCGGTTGATTAGCTTGTTCGAATCAgtttatgtaaaatatataatacaCTTGGATACCTAACACCACCCAACTAACTGGTGGATGAGGGGATTTCCTCTATGAGAATAAATCCAATTGGTACTTCAGTAGTGAGGCAAGGTAGAGGCAGCATCACCCTTTGAAGGTGAGAGGGGGAGAGAACTCAGAGAAGATGGTTGGAAGAATGGAGCCAAATGCACAGAAGCTTTTAAAGAAAATCTAATCCAGAGTGCACGCAACCTGAGACCAACAATGGATCAATTTTCACAACAACAGCCAAGAGAACGCTGGATTGGTTTCAAGACAAGTCTCTGACTTTTCCTTGAGAGACCCAGCCTAAACTCAGACTTTAACCCCCCCAAATCTTTGAAGAGACCCAACAGTGGGTCAAAGCTGATGACAAGGCTTAAAAAGATCTGGAAGGGAAAACTGGACACACtgcacatgtgcatgtgtgaaagtCTGTTACACTTAAAACTATATCTGCCATAAATGGGGAGAAAAGATGATttcagtgactttgaacattGATGCAATACGGGCTGAGTATTTCAGGAACTACTAGGATGTTCCCCCCAACCATCGCTATGGTTTTTAGAGAATTgcgtgaaaaaagaaaatatccagtgaacaGCAGTTCTCTGAGTGAAAATACTTTGTTGATGTTGGTAATGATGAGGATAATGGCCAGACTGCCTTGACCTGGTAgtaaggcaacagtaactcaaataaccactctttACAAGCAGATGAACATCTCTCAACACACAACACGTCCAAcctttgaagcagatgggccacAGCAGCACAAGATCAACCCAGGTGCTACTTCTTTCAGCTAAGAAAAGGAAATTGAGGCTAtgattcacacaggctcaccaaactGGAGAACAGGGAAAATGTTGTccggtctgatgagtcttgatttctgccaAAACATTTGCAGAGCAGGGGATGATTGGTGTaagcaacatgaaagcatgggtCCATCCTGCATTGATTTAACCATGTAGGGGATATTTTCGTTgacacactttgggcccctGAGTACCAACTgatcatcatttaaacaccacaggcTACTTGAGTATTAATGCTGATCATGTTCATCTCTTTATGATCACAATATACCCATCTTATGATGGATCATTTCAGCTGGATAACATGCTACATCACAAACCTCAGATCATTTCGAACATgaactcaaatggcctccacagttacCAGATCCCAATCCTATCAGTCTCTTAAGTCCGAGGTCATAAACCgtttctgggtccaaactccggaagttaaaaactgtctaaattcttttacCGTTAATAAAATGATTAGTGTGCTCCCAGGTGTTACGagaaagtttaacatccagcCATCCATGAAAAATAGAATTTTTGAAGATCAACCGAGTTAGAAGGTTGCAAGATGTTAGATCACTGGTTTCCATCTAAACATTATacaccatgttctgactgaggaattttggaaaaactaaaacaaacagctCTGCTATTACTTCACATTAAATGAAGATAGAAAACTGTCAAATAGTTAGCTGATGGGCTGTAGTTCCATTGTAAGGTTTTAAACTGCAGCAGATGAATAGTACTAATAAAAACCCACAGAGACCAACGGTGATCTCTCATTATTTTTAGGGGTTTGTTCAGATTAaacagaacaagatacaaagccctgcaaCATGTTAACGATACAACAGTATCAGTAGgagtttggacctggaagcAGGGTTCACACGTCATCACTTAATAACCGGATAGAGCACCTGTGCGGTGTGATGAAATGGGAGTTGCACAATATAGATGTGTAGCAACAAATGCAACTCTGTGATCCCATCATATGGGACCAAGCTTTGAGaaatgttttcagcaccttgttTAATCTGTGTCACAAAGAACTAAGAcaattctgaaggcaaaaggggatCCAACACAGTACTAGGAAGGTGTGCATATTTTCGCAGTGCAATCTTCTAACCAACATTTTATGACTGAAAAAAGTGGAAGGGTCTGAAATATCCTAAAATGACTGTCTCTGAACATTGAGTAACTACTTTACCAGAAGTCACTGACATTCTGTTGTGTTGCAGTAACACCATACCCTGAAGTGTTCAAAAGAAACTCCCACACATGTCAAAAGCTGGGAGTATATGATACATTGCAAATACTAAGGTATGTATTCATATTGTTTAAGGAAAATGCTTACACAATCACAAGTAACAGAAATCTCTAACGGTTGACCTGCAACCTCCAGCATTACAGATTAAACACTCATTATTCTCCTGATCCATAGTTAATATCACattcaaagacacacacactgctgtcaGCAGTTCTAAGATATTTCTGTAGCTTCTAAATGAAGCAggcaattaaaatgaaaatgtactgAAGTATCCTCATTTTAGATATTGAGACATCCCAAAAGACATGTCCCAGCTAAAAACCCTGCCTCAGTGGCACTGTAATActctgtgtatgcatgtgtgaatGTCACAAAACACACTTGATAATGAGGGTGGGAACACTAACAGGGTAGTGAAGACCCGAGGACATACGTCCCGATGACAGCTGCATATGCAAGTACATAATAATGAGTCTTCTTCCGCATAAGGAAGGATTCTCTGTTACCTTGTGATTCTTTCTAAAACCTATTAGACCCAAAACTCTGTTTTGGCATCAAAAAGTTTTGTATGCAGAAGGAAGCCTGTATGTCGAAAAGTTACTATGACGTCTGACCTCATAAGACTCCTCGTCTCCTGCCACCATGCCAACAGTCTTGATGAAGGGGTGCCCAGGGTTGTCCACGCCCGTCTGGATGGCCTCGTCCAGTGTGAAACCATTGGGAGTGGCCCTATCACACAGCTTAGCGTAGATTGCAGGTGTGAGGTTACTGGCCATGCAGTTGTTGTGTTTGCGCAGGTCTGGGAACTCCGcactgcacaaacacaaatgaaagATTATATGTGAATGTGCTGCTATTggtgagagaaaaaaattacaggAGTGTAGGCGATGGTTTACTTTTTGCCCTTGGAGCAGGGGCACAATGAGTGACTCACTCAAGGAACTGTTTTTCATTGCACGTACGCAAGTGACTGGTGTGTCAACCTGTGACTTTCTGCTAATACAACACCCTGCCGGCTAACAAAACACCACTAATGTAAGACACAGAAGGACACGAGCATTGTACTATAAAACATGGCACAGCGGCACCATTAATGTGCATTCTTTGGTTAATGTTCAACTATTCATGAGATGGTAAAAGTGCCATTTATTTCATGATGATAGAGGATGCAGAATTAGATTAGACACTACAAGCTTTTCAAATGAGCATTTAGGCTTTCACAGACActaatgggaaaaaaagaaaatgctgtgaAAGACCAGCAAAAATTAATACTTGTTGCCAAGAAGTCTGAAAGATTAGCACTGCCGTGGCAGCACAAATTAACTATGTGTTTTTGTTACACTTTGTCTCAAAGCATAGGGCTAAggcatcaaaaataaaaaacattcacAAAGTCATCTTTATCATAGACAATCAATGCTTTAGACTTTCCAGCAAATTCAACTTTATGTTCCAGAATTGTTTTGtgtagatatatatttttttacggcatagcacaaaaatgaaacaggCAATTGTTTtcaaaatttatatttaaaacgttttttttacatcatttttATTAGACAAAAAACAGGTTCCGTAATAGTAGTCTGTGCATGTGGAGTAGATGTGTAACTGTATGTTCACAACCATTTACTCGAAAAATTATTTGTCAATCAAACAAAGACaagcatgttttcttttttgcaatAATCTGACAGATATTTATTCCTTTGTAAGGGATGATCTGGCTAGATCCCTATTGTATGTGGAAGCAATGCCAACATCTGTCTACATTTTTTGCCGCAACCACCTACTGCACCATTACTGCAAGGTTTCAACCATAATCACTAGCTACTTCTAATTTGAAAACTTTTGTACTATCACTTAAGCAGGATTatgatttttacttttttttaaaagagtcgAAATATTAGTAAATGATATAGTCTAGATGAATTTTCCACActctatttaaatgtaattaaatattCCCATTTCATGTGGGCCACCCCACTGAACCAATCCTGTTAGCGCCCCTGCTGCAGGAGCTCTTTAGGTGTGACCACTTGTATAACAGTGGGCAGGGTTTTATATCAGAATACCAGTAATCATTTACTAACCTATATATGGTGTATGTGGTGCATTTTTAATGCATGCAGGCGTGCACTAGGACACGTACGCACCCCGCCTCGGCCTCTCCCGAGTCTTTTGATCCCGCCAGTATCCATGTATAACAATGGGTGCATGCATGTAACCTATATTTATGGCGCTAAACCATCTGCTCTGCAGGCTGGTGCAAGGAGCACAATTATAGCTGAAGGAAGCAGAGATTTGTGACATATGGTTGCATACATGCGATGGTTATGAGCGATATTAAATCTAATTTTACTTCACATAAAAGGCATCACTGAACCAAGTATTTTTGCCAGGACGTTAGGATTGTGCGTGGTCCCTATATGCTGCCTCTTGCACGATTAATTTTAATTATGTTGATGCAAACAATGATATTAATAACATATTaatatttcacaaaaaactgacaaaataatataaaacataGCATTCGCACTGGTTTTGAAAAGCTGCTCATTTCTAACTAATAATCTGCGTATTACATCACAAAATATATGATAAAGTTATGCTAAATGCTTCTAAAAATAATGACTAAATTTGTGTGTAGTTGTAGTATTGAAAAAAACGTTACCTCGCGGGGTACCTCCTGCGAACAGGCACTCCGGCACTAACATGTTCCCGGTGGAGGAGAAATCCAGCCGTTACCGAGCCTCCCACCAAAGTCAGGATCCCGATGTGTCGTTTGGAAGAAAGGATTCGCGAGAAACTGCTTGCCATTTTTTTATCCTCCTTGTATTTGGGttttgaaaaaaatgagaaaggTCTTTTTTTTCACGGCTACGGGGAAGGAGGGTCAGGTGGACGGGAGTGTCGGTGATGAAGTGCCCCTGATGGAATGGAAAGGAGTGCGATTGAGAAGCAGCGACGTCAAGATGGTGGAATACACGACGAGAGCGGAAATTCAGCTgcatcttcaaaataaaagcgcaAGATTAAAACGCCTAATGTTCTTTCTGCAAATGAAGACGTAACCTTCACCCCCAAATGTGACTTAatcatttgtttttcacagtATATTTAATTTACTCTAGCCTAAAACATATTTGCAGAAATACATAGGCTTCTTTTAAATAAGGTAACACAGACTAAATGCCTAACTTTAGAGCTAagaaaaattataatttttatCAAGTGTATAgtaattatacttttttttttaaggaccaACGATGATGATTTcagtttactgctttttatattttacccTGGCAGTCATTTCAGCTGTATACTTTAATGAACCACACGCAATATCAAAGTCCATCTGAATGCCTCTGTTTGTACACTGTTACTAGTCACTCTTGTGAAAGAGTTCAATTAGAAACAAACAGTGCCTATGAAATATATTACTCCCAACTAGatttgttttagtgttttacaAAAGTCAAATACAGTATATCGCACTACACTGGGTCAAATGCCTTCAAATTATTTTGTGAAAACCTttcaaatataaatgaaatcaGGATCATGGGTGTCATAAGAAATGTGATTACAACCGACCTGTGTGCTGTGCAGACAGCAGCTATTTAACGaccaattattttatttaacgaCCAAATTCAACACAGTGATGAAGGAAGCATCAGCAGGTAAAATTATAGCGAACCTCAAGTCACAGTGCATGCCAAATCAGAATTTGGACGGTATTTTTGCCTCGTCTTGTGCAGTTTAATTGCAGCTATAGGCCTGACAGATAATGCAGATGTAAAACTAAAACACCGTGCATACATTTATTCCCAGGTCATTTTCACTTGCATACCCGAATGTCGAGAAAAAAACAAGCTCTCCATATGGGCGGAATCTGCTCTGTGCAGGAAGTCACACACGCTTATATGGGCTAACTTGACAGTGTTGGAGCGGTGCGTGGTGTGAATACTGAAGGACATCGGTGAATAGGGCTGCAGCACTGAAACGCCTCACATCACCCCAAGTACTACTCCAcaacccccaaacacacacagacacaaacacacgatGCGCTCCCTCCGCTCTTCATTCAACCCGGAGGAGAACAAGCAGCCAGAACGCCTTTGTCTGGAATAAGATTACAAGGTTACTCCAGCTACTCACAGCCtaccattaaaaaacaaacaaaccagcaaaaaccCCACTGCAACTTCCGCATGGCGATGCGTCAAGAGTGACTTACAGGGAAAATGTTCAGTTTGTACACGTGGAATCTGAGATGAATTCGTCTGGTGGAAgtatgaatggaaaaaaaatggcaaCACACTTCCCAGACCTCAGCTCAGTTTCCATTTCTTCACCGCTAAGTGATCTGACATAGTCACATATCTGTGTGCATACGCACTATGAGCAGCTTCCCACAGACATTTTATTACCAAGATCAGTCTACAGCCAAAATTCTTTTGAAAAAGTGGTTAATATAAAACTTTAATAATTTTGGATCACTGAAACTgatgcttaaaaagtgctattggttgttttttttcttctttttttccatagTTTCCTGGGTCACTTCTGAAACCAGATATGACTAAAATGCATTGTGATCACTGATTTTCTGCAAAACGGCCCGATTTGGAGGTAGGTGCTGTTGATTTTTAGATGGCTATGCTTTCCAAACCATTCATCCATTTTGGATGAAACATGGATCATTCCATAAGAATGTTGCCACTAATTTCCACCACTGTACGAGTTTGTGTGCAATTTGCCAAGCCTCAGCATTTTTTCCATGTTTCCTTCCCTTAACATTGGCTtgttgacagccaccc contains the following coding sequences:
- the LOC116313950 gene encoding creatine kinase U-type, mitochondrial-like, which encodes MASSFSRILSSKRHIGILTLVGGSVTAGFLLHREHVSAGVPVRRRYPASAEFPDLRKHNNCMASNLTPAIYAKLCDRATPNGFTLDEAIQTGVDNPGHPFIKTVGMVAGDEESYEVFADLLDPVIKERHNGYDPRAMRHPTDLESSKIQSGHFDERYVLSSRVRTGRSIRGLSLPPACTRAERREVERVVVDALSGLKGDLTGKYYSLTQMTEKEQQQLIDDHFLFDKPVSPLLTCAGMARDWPDARGIWHNNEKTFLIWVNEEDHTRVISMEKGGNMKRVFERFCRGLKEVERLIQERGWEFMWNERLGYILTCPSNLGTGLRAGVHVKLPLLGKDPRFSKILDNLRLQKRGTGGVDTAAVGGVFDISNLDRLGQSEVQLVQTVIDGVNYLIECEKRLEKGQDIKVPAPIKLFK